The Lutra lutra chromosome 10, mLutLut1.2, whole genome shotgun sequence genome contains a region encoding:
- the LOC125080037 gene encoding zinc finger protein 133-like: MSREKTSPFFWETIQVTRKMASGLTARREAAIVSFQDVAVDFTREEWWLLSHAQRMLYRCVMLENYSNLVSLGIPFPKPTLVILLEHGEEPWTEEGEAQPSSCSADAKPEIQLGSSSALDFCSWQRQHRLHDHCLPICPGLLAGTLCPAYHKQQQQQSLSYESFCHDRVKDDDREEGSKSLLERTRRRFTSRAFFSPPDGQLISLREGKTVVEIKLSSAEKANHLETEKVLKWVGFSGFEVANCGNCGLGFSQKSALFVHQRSDSGGKPYFCSECGRSFSYKSALITHERSHTGEKPYICTECGQAFSQKSNLVTHKMAHSGERPFACEECGRSFSQKSTLIRHLRTHSGEKPFVCQECGRGFRDKSNLITHQRTHSWEKPYVCRDCGRLFRDKSTLSKHQRIHSGENPHLCPECGRSFSQKSYLMKHKRTHSGEKPFVCQECGRGFSDKSNLTTHQRTHSGENPYMCAECGRGFSVKSALMTHQRTHSGEKPYVCQECGRGFRHKSTLVAHQRTHSGEKPFVCGECGRGFRQKSHLISHQRTHSGEKAYVCPECGQAFSQKANLVRHKMAHSREKPFVCRECGRGFTQKSALIRHHRTHSGEKPFVCQECERGFSDKATLSTHQRTHSREKPYICSKCGEGFRLKSLLARHQRTHLL, from the coding sequence ATGAGCAGAGAGAAGACCTCACCCTTCTTCTGGGAGACCATTCAGGTGACCAGAAAAATGGCCTCGGGGCTAACAGCCAGGAGAGAAGCAGCCATTGTGTCATTCCAGGATGTAGCTGTGGACTTCACCCGGGAAGAGTGGTGGCTGTTGAGCCACGCTCAGAGGATGCTGTACAGGTGTGTGATGCTGGAAAACTATAGCAACTTGGTCTCCCTGGGAATCCCATTTCCCAAGCCAACACTTGTCATTCTGCTAGAGCATGGGGAGGAACCCTGGACAGAAGAGGGTGAAGCTCAGCCCAGCTCCTGCTCAGCAGATGCAAAGCCAGAAATTCAACTTGGTTCCTCCTCTGCTCTGGACTTCTGCAGTTGGCAACGCCAACACAGGCTACACGATCATTGCCTTCCAATCTGCCCAGGCTTGCTAGCAGGCACTCTCTGCCCAGCCTACCataaacagcagcagcagcaatcaCTCTCTTATGAAAGCTTCTGCCATGACAGAGTGAAAGACGATGACAGAGAAGAAGGCTCCAAATCATTGCTGGAGAGGACAAGGAGGAGGTTCACCTCCAGAGCTTTCTTCAGCCCACCTGATGGACAGCTGATAAGCTTGAGGGAAGGCAAGACAGTGGTGGAAATAAAGCTCAGCTCAGCTGAGAAGGCAAACCATTTAGAAACAGAGAAAGTATTAAAGTGGGTAGGTTTCTCAGGATTTGAAGTAGCGAATTGTGGAAATTGTGGGCTAGGCTTTAGCCAGAAATCAGCCCTCTTTGTTCATCAGAGGAGTGACTCAGGAGGAAAGCCTTATTTTTGCAGTGAGTGTGGTCGAAGCTTCAGCTATAAATCAGCTCTCATCACACACGAGAGATCACATACAGGGGAGAAGCCTTACATCTGCACAGAATGTGGGCAAGCCTTTAGCCAGAAGTCTAACCTAGTCACCCACAAGATGGCCCACTCTGGGGAGAGGCCTTTCGCGTGTGAGGAGTGTGGACGAAGCTTTAGCCAGAAGTCAACTCTCATCAGACACCTGAGGACACACTCAGGGGAGAAACCCTTTGTGTGCCAGGAGTGTGGGCGGGGCTTTCGGGATAAGTCAAACCTTATCACCCACCAAAGGACCCACTCATGGGAAAAGCCTTATGTGTGTAGGGATTGTGGGAGGCTTTTTAGAGACAAATCAACTCTCAGcaaacatcagagaattcactcAGGGGAGAATCCACATTTGTGCCCTGAATGTGGCCGGAGCTTTAGTCAGAAATCGTACCTCATGAAACACAAGAGGACACACTCAGGAGAGAAACCTTTTGTGTGTCAGGAGTGTGGACGAGGCTTTAGTGATAAGTCAAACCTTACCACACACCAGAGGACACACTCAGGAGAGAACCCCTATATGTGTGCAGAGTGTGGTCGAGGGTTTAGTGTTAAGTCAGCTCTTATGACACACCAAAGGACTCACTCTGGAGAGAAGCCTTACGTGTGCCAAGAATGTGGGCGTGGCTTTAGACATAAGTCAACTCTTGTTGCACATCAGAGGACGCACTCAGGAGAGAAGCCTTTTGTGTGTGGGGAATGTGGGCGAGGCTTTAGACAGAAGTCACATCTCATCAGTCATCAGAGGACACACTCTGGGGAGAAGGCATATGTCTGCCCTGAGTGTGGGCAAGCCTTTAGCCAGAAAGCAAATCTAGTCAGGCATAAGATGGCCCACTCAAGGGAGAAGCCCTTTGTGTGTAGGGAGTGTGGGAGAGGCTTTACCCAGAAGTCAGCTCTCATAAGACATCACAGGACACATTCTGGAGAGAAGCCTTTTGTGTGCCAGGAGTGTGAGCGGGGCTTTAGTGATAAGGCAACTCTCAGCACACATCAGAGAACACACTCAAGGGAAAAACCCTATATTTGCAGTAAGTGTGGGGAAGGCTTTAGGCTGAAATCGCTCCTTGCTAGACACCAGAGGACACATCTGTTGTAA